The Babylonia areolata isolate BAREFJ2019XMU chromosome 17, ASM4173473v1, whole genome shotgun sequence genome has a window encoding:
- the LOC143291586 gene encoding uncharacterized protein LOC143291586 — protein MHLRTRAKTMVGEENSFSPLGNFSGPTEGRSRRFFRRRNFLPDGKTAVLLTAATMMVQCYGAGAVCVGSDVAVDKGEAVIRCPLTADVNRTKHTVLVKHFSPDKKYPDESMVCEWVAEGRQECSSKYGFTEIKVKKDYIMAKIKETNLQKEGVYKCQLIPPDERQAFTDCEIYHAEEPEGPNTATVPVVNTTAGHLNASAPPAIDIPTYADGSVNGGLVAGLTVTVIILLLIIAGLLFYSRIVKSRGGSHTNGVHHPLNQIPEASV, from the exons Atgcacctg AGAACGAGAGCGAAGACAATGGTTGGTGAAGAGAATAGCTTCAGTCCTTTGGGCAACTTTTCCGGGCCGACAGAAGGAAGGAGCAGACGTTTTTTTCGCAGGCGTAACTTTTTACCCGACG GAAAAACAGCCGTGCTGTTGACTGCAGCTACCATGATGGTACAGTGTTACGGagcaggggctgtgtgtgtcggAAGTGACGTGGCAGTGGACAAGGGTGAAGCCGTGATTAGATGCCCCCTCACTGCTGATGTCAACCGGACAAAACACACTGTGCTGGTTAAACACTTTTCGCCCGACAAAAAATACCCAG ACGAATCCatggtgtgtgagtgggtggcgGAGGGCAGGCAGGAGTGCTCTTCGAAGTATGGCTTCACCGAGATAAAAGTCAAGAAAGACTACATCATGGCAAAGATCAAAGAAACAAACCTCCAGAAAGAAGGCGTCTACAAGTGTCAGCTGATACCTCCCGATGAGAGACAAGCGTTCACTGACTGTGAAATCTATCACGCAG AGGAACCAGAAGGCCCTAACACAGCAACAGTTCCAGTGGTCAATACTACTGCCGGTCATCTCAATGCTTCAGCTCCACCCGCCATAGACATCCCGACCT ATGCAGATGGATCTGTTAATGGAGGACTGGTTGCTGGCCTGACAGTGACGGTGATCATTCTTCTGCTGATTATTGCCGGTCTTCTCTTCTATTCACG AATTGTGAAGAGTCGTGGTGGAAGTCACACGAACGGAGTGCATCATCCCCTAAATCAGATCCCAGAAGCCTCGGTCTAA